Genomic DNA from Thiosocius teredinicola:
CGTCGCCGCAGCGCGATCTATCGAATCACTTATTCTCGCGATTGTCGATCAGGTTATCGACAACGCCCGGATCGGCGAGGGTAGAGGTATCACCGAGGTTCTCCAACTCGTTAGCGGCGATCTTACGCAGAATGCGGCGCATGATCTTGCCCGAGCGGGTTTTTGGCAGGCCCGGTGCCCACTGGATCAGGTTGATCTTGGCGATCGGACCGATCTCGTTGCGCACCAGTTTCACCAGTTCGCCTTTGAGTTCGTCGGTGCCTTGTTCGCCGGCCATCAGGGTGACGTAGGCGTAGATGCCCTGACCGGTGAGGTCGTGCGGGTAACCGACAACAGCAGCCTCGGCGACCTTGTCGTGCAGCACCAGTGCCGATTCGATCTCGGCAGTACCCAGGCGGTGACCGGATACGTTCAACACGTCGTCGACACGGCCGGTGATCCAGTAGTAGCCATCTTCGTCGCGACGTGCGCCGTCACCGGTGAAGTAGTAACCGGGGAACATCGCAAAGTAGGTTTCGAAGAAACGCTTGTGGTCGCCGTATACGGTGCGCATCTGCGAAGGCCACGGATGCTTGATGGCGAGGTTGCCTTCGGCCGGGTTGCCGTCGATTTCGTTGCCCTGATCGTCGAGCAGCACCGGCTGCACGCCGAAGAACGGCTTGGTGGCCGAGCCGGGCTTGAGCGGGGTGGCGCCGGGCAGTGGGGTAAGCATGTGTGCGCCGGTTTCGGTCTGCCACCAGGTGTCGACGATCGGGCAACGCTCGTCGCCGACCACACGGTGATACCACTCCCAGGCTTCCGGGTTGATCGGTTCGCCGACGGTGCCGAGCAGGCGCAGTGAAGTGCGCTTGGTTTTCTTGACCGGCTCTTCGCCGGCGCCCATCAGCGAGCGGATGGCGGTCGGCGCGGTGTAGAAGGTGGCGACGTTGTGCTTGTCGCACACCTGCCAGAAGCGTGAGATATCCGGGTAGGTCGGGATACCTTCGAACATCAACGTGATCGCGCCATTGGCCAGCGGGCCGTACACGATATAGCTGTGGCCGGTGACCCAGCCCACGTCGGCAGTACACCAATAGACTTCGCCGTCTTTGTAATCGAACACGGTCTTGTGCGTCATTGCGGCCTGCAGCAGGTAGCCGCCAGTGGTGTGCAGTACGCCTTTCGGCTTGCCGGTCGAACCCGAGGTGTACAGGATGAACAGCGGATCGTCTGCGTCCATCTCTTCGGCCGGGCAATCGGCCGACGCGGCGCCAACCGCTTCGTGATACCAAACGTCGCGACCTTCGGCCCATTCAACCGGTTCGCCGCCGCGCTTCACGACGATGCAGGTATCGACCTGCGGGCAGTTGGCGATGGCGCGATCGGCGTTGGCCTTCAGCGGAACCTTCTTGCCACCACGCATCGACTGGTCGGAGGTGATGACCACTTTACAGTCTGAATCGTTGATGCGGTCTTTCAACGCGTCGGGCGAAAAGCCGCCGAACACGATCGAGTGCACGGCGCCGATGCGGGTACAGGCCAGCATGGCGACAGCGGCTTCAGGGACCATCGGCAGGTACAGCGATACGCGGTCGCCTTTCTTCACACCACGGTCTTTCAGCACGTTGGCCAGTTTGCAGACCTCTTCGTGCAACTCCTTGTAGGTTATCTTGCGATCTTCGTTCGGATCGTCACCTTCCCAGATGATGGCGACCTGGTCGCCGCGGGTCTCGAGATGACGGTCAAGGCAGTTGTAAGCGACATTGAGTTTGCCGCCTTTGAACCAATTGATATGCAGGTCGTCCTTGCCATACGACCAGTCGAGTACGGTGTCCCACTTCTTAAACCACGTCAGGTAATTTTCTGCCTGCTCACCCCAGAATCCTGCCGGGTCTTCGACTGAGCGCTTGTACATCTCCTCGTATTGTTCTGCGGTGACGTTGGCCTGTGCTGCGAATTCGGCGGGTACGGGGTAGGTCTTGACCTCTGACATGGCTCCTCCGGGTAGGATTTATAGAAGTTAGTCGGACATTCTTTGAATTCGGCGAATGGACTGTCAACGTCGCACTGTATTAATTCGCTTGATGATGAGCATTCTGCGATCGTTGCTTGCGTTGCGACATTCTCAGATTTTTGACGTTCTTGGCGTCGCGGCGCAATTCATCCGAGTGGCAAAGATAAGGGGGGCGACACGCATTGTCGACCTTCTTTTTGCACTCGCAGCAAAGATATTTTCTATTGTCGACAATCGAATTGTTCAAAGTGATCGTGCAACGCTGCGCGTATTAATGATGCAGCGATTTCAGTCGTTCAGTAAATGCTGATGCGGCTGGTGACAATGCCACGCCGCGCCGTGCGATCACTGCGAGGCGACGCTCGATGCGCAGCCCCTGTACCGGGATCACCACCACATCGCCATGCGGTTCGACGCCCAGCTGGCTGACGAAGGCGAGGTTGCCGGTGGTGGCCACCATGCGCAGGATCGCCGGGATCGATCGCAGCTCCATCACAACGTTCACCTCGACGCCGGCATCGCGCAGCTTGGCATCGATGATCTGGCGCAAGGCACTGCCGGCCTCGAACGCAACGAATGCCTGGTCGGCAAGATCGACGATACGCACGCGTCGGCGTTGTGCCAGCGGATGATCGTGGCGTGCAACCAGCACGATGCGGTCGTCAGTGAGCATGGTGATATCCAGCTCACGGTCACGCACGGGCAGGGTGACCACGCCGAGTTCGAGGTGGCCGGCCACCACGTCGTCAGCAATCTCGCTACTACCGGCCTCGCGCATCTGGAAGCGCACCTGCGGGTAGGCCGCCTGAAACTCGGCAATCGCTTCAGGCAGGATGAACGATACTGCCGTCGCACCGCCACCGATGCGCACGGTGCCGCCTTCAAGTCGCTGATGACTCGACACCAACTCGCGCATCTGCTCGTAGCGCGCCACGATGCCGAGCGCCTCGGACTGCACCAGCCGGCCCATCTCGGTCAGCGTTGCCCCTTTTCGGCCCCGCACGAGCAGTTCCACGCCCAGGTGTTGTTCGAGCTGTTGCAGACGGCGTGACAGTGCCGGTTGGGTAATGCCGATCTGTTCGGCGGCCTCGGTTATTGCGCCGATTTCAGCCACCGCCAGGAATGAGCGCAGCAAGACCAGATCCATGCATGCAAAAATATCATGTTATTTATGCAAAGTATCCATTTTACGTATGTTTTTGCCTTTGCTAATTTGCCCGCCCAGTTAGCCGGGCTGAGCGCTCAATGCGCCGTGGCCCGGTAGAAACCAGGGTTTAACCACCAGCGGGGCACGCGCCGACTAGACTCGGAACATTGCCCGCCATACAGCTCATGAGGTGAACAATGCTCGAAGCCTATCGCAAACACGTTGAAGAACGCGCCGAACAGGGTATCCCGCCGCTGCCGTTGAACGCAGAGCAGGTGAACGAACTGGTCACCATGCTCAAGGCGCCGCCGGCCGGCGAAGAAGAAACCCTGCTCGATCTGCTGATCAATCGTGTGCCGCCGGGCGTCGATGATGCGGCTTACGTCAAAGCCGGCTTCCTGTCTGCCGTTGCCAAGGGCGAGGCCGAATCGCCGCTGATCGACAAGCGCAAGGCGGTCGAACTGCTGGGCACCATGCTCGGTGGCTACAACATCCAGCCGCTGATCGACCTGCTCGACGATGCCGACTTGGGCGAGCTCGCCGGCGAACAGCTGAAGTACACCCTGCTGATGTTCGATGCGTTCCACGATGTTGAAGAAAAGTCGAAGGCCGGCAATGCCAATGCCAAGGCGGTCATCCAATCGTGGGCCGATGCCGAGTGGTTCACCCGTAAAGACAAGGTCGCCGACGAGATCAAACTGACCGTGTTCAAGGTGCCGGGCGAAACCAATACCGACGACCTTTCGCCGGCACAGGATGCCTGGTCGCGTCCCGACATTCCGTTGCACGCGCTGGCCATGCTGAAGAACGCGCGCGAAGGCATCGTCCCGGATGATCCGGGCAAGGTCGGCCCGATCAAGGCCATCGATGAACTCGAAGCCAAAGGCCTGCCGCTGGCCTATGTCGGCGACGTGGTGGGTACCGGATCTTCGCGCAAGTCGGCCACCAACTCGGTGCTGTGGCACATGGGTCACGACATTCCGTTTGTGCCGAACAAGCGTGCCGGTGGCGTGGTGCTCGGCGGCAAGATCGCGCCGATCTTCTTCAATACGGTTGAAGATTCGGGTGCACTGCCGATCGAATGTCCGGTCGAGAAGATGAACACCGGCGACGTGATCGTGATCAAGCCGTATGCCGGCACGATCGAAAACGAAGCGGGCGAGGTGATTTCGGAGTTCTCGCTCAAGACCGACGTGATCCTCGACGAGGTGCAGGCCGGTGGCCGCATACCGCTGATCATCGGCCGCAGCCTGACAGCCCGTGCACGCGACTCGCTCGGCCTGGGCCATAGCGATGCATTCCGTACGCCGGTCGATCCGGAAGATAGCGGCAAGGGCTTTACGCTCGCGCAGAAGATGGTCGGCCAGGCCTGCGGCGTCGACGGTATTCGCCCGGGCACCTACTGCGAGCCGCGCATGAGCACGGTCGGCAGCCAGGACACCACCGGCCCAATGACCCGCGACGAGCTTAAAGAACTCGCGTGCCTCGGCTTCTCGGCCGATCTGGTCATGCAGTCGTTCTGCCACACCGCGGCCTATCCGAAGCCGGTCGACATCAATACCCAGCACACGCTGCCGGACTTTATCCAGACGCGTGGCGGTGTATCGCTGCGTCCGGGCGACGGCATCATCCACAGCTGGCTGAACCGCATGCTGCTGCCCGACCAGGTCGGCACCGGCGGCGATTCGCACACCCGCTTCCCGCTCGGTATCTCGTTCCCGGCCGGTTCCGGCCTGGTGGCGTTTGCCGCGGCCTTGGGCGTAATGCCGCTGGATATGCCCGAATCGGTACTGGTCAAGTTCACCGGTGAGATGCAGCCGGGTATCACGCTGCGCGACCTGGTCAACGCGATTCCTTACGAGGCGATCAAGCGTGGCCTGCTGACGGTTGAGAAGCAGGGCAAGAAGAACGTCTACAACGGTCGTATCCTCGAGATCCAGGGCTTGCCGAATTTGACCGTCGAGCAGGCGTTTGAGCTGTCGGATGCCTCGGCCGAGCGCTCCGCCGGCGGTTGTACGATTGAGCTTTCGGAAGACTCGGTCGCCGAGTACCTGCGTTCGAACATCGTCATGCTGCGTTGGATGATCGACAATGGCTACGACGACAAGCGTACTCTCGAGCGTCGTGCGCGTGCGATGGAAGAGTGGCTGGCCAACCCGTCGCTGATGCGTGCCGACGAAGACGCGGAGTACGCCGAGGTCATCGAGATCAACATGTCCGAGATCAAAGAGCCGCTGTTGGCTTGCCCGAACGATCCGGACGACGTCAAGACCTTGTCTGACGTGGCCGGCGACAAGATCGACGAGGTGTTCATCGGTTCGTGCATGACCAACATCGGTCACTTCCGCGCGGCCGGCAAGCTGCTGCAGGCAGCCGGCGAGGTGATCCCGACCCGTCTGTGGATCGCACCGCCGACCAAGATGGACGAGCACGTGCTGATGGAAGAGGGTTACTACAACATCTTCGCCACCTCCGGCGCGCGCACCGAGATGCCGGGCTGTTCGCTGTGTATGGGCAACCAGGCGCGCATCGCGGCCAACTCGACGGCGGTGTCGACCTCGACGCGTAACTTCCCGAACCGTTTGGGCCAGGGTGCGAACGTGTACCTGGCCTCGGCCGAGCTGGCGGCGATCGCGGCGGTACTCGGCAAGCTGCCGACGCCGGCCGAATACATGGAATACGCGGGCAAGATCGACAGCATGGCGCCGGAGATCTACCGCTACATGAACTTCGACCAGATGCCGGAGTTCGTCGAGTCAGCCAAACGCGGCCAGGAGGTCGTGCTGAAACTCGCGATTTGATTTCTGGCGTAATTCGCATGCTCTGTCAGACCCCGGCCATTGGCCGGGGTTTTTTGTGTCCGCGCCGGCTGAACACCTGAGCGCAAACTTTGTTAGCATCGGCAGATGCCAGAGGCCGGGCGAATCAGAATAAAGAGGTAGGTATGCCGCTGCTGACGAAGTTCATCGCCAACCAACGCTATGCGATGATCGCACCGCACATCCGGGGTGACGTGCTCGAGCTGGGGTGCGGCAACGCCCAGGTGCTGGCCGAGCATGCCGACAAGCTCACCAGCTACTCCGGTGTTGAGCGCTCGCCCAAGCAGATCGAGAAACTCAAGGGTCTGTACCCCGACTCAACCTTCTATCAGCGCGATCTCGACAAGGACCAGCTGAACATCGATCGTCAGTTCGACTGCATCCTGATGATCGCCTTGATCGAACATCTGTTCAATCAGCAGTTCGTGATGGACCAGGTCGCCAAGCTGCTCAAACCCGGCGGCGTGATTGTGATCACCACGCCGACGCCGATCGGCAACGATTTTGTACACCGCCTGGGCGCGTCGGTCGGCTTGTTTTCGAAGATGGCGGTCGACGATCACATCGTGCTCTACAACCGCCACCGTTTCCGTATCCTGGTCGACGAGGTGGGCCTCAAGCTCAAATCGCACCGCTATTTTCAGCTGATGTGCAACCAGCTCGCCGTACTTGAGCGACCGGCGACGTAGATCGCCACAGCGGTTTGTGGCGCCTGGGTTTCGCGCCAAAATGCGGTTTCAATCACAAAATTGATGTCCATTTCTCAGTTTGATCGATCGGATTTGTGTTCCTGGGCGGGCGACTTTAGCCTGCATGCCCGAGCGGTCGCTCTAAATGATCATGACCGCCTTTGTGACCTTGGAGGGAGTTCAATGCTGGTTCGCCATTTTGTGCCGTTTGTTACTAGTTCAGCGGTAGCTGTGTTCCTTGCCGCAGGCCAGGTGTCTGCTCAAGAGGTGCCTTTGCTGCCGCCCGGGGCGAAGCCTGGTGAGTGCTATACCCGGATCTACGTGCCGCCGCAGTACGAAACGAAAGTCGAAGAGATCGTGGTTACGGACGGTACCGAGCATGTCGAGATCATGCCGGCCCAGTTCAAGTGGGTCGAGAAGCAGGTGCTGGTCAAAGAAGAAAGCGAAAAGATCGAGGTGATCCCCGCAAGCTTTAAGACCGTCGAAGAGAAAGTCGAAATCAAGCCGGCTACCGAGGTTCTGAAGATCGTTCCGGCACAGTTCGATGAAGTCGAAGAGAAGGTGTTGGTACGCGAAGGCTATACCACCTGGAAAACCGGCCGTGGCCCGGTCGAGAAGATCGACGCCAGTACCGGCGAGATCATGTGTCTGGTCGAGGTGCCGGCAGAGTACAAAACCATTCAGCGCCGCAAGCTGATCACGCCGGCGACCACCGAAACCGTCGTTGAGCCGGCCAAGTACAAGGTCGTCAAAAAGCGGGTTATCGACAAAGCCGCCGAGACCAAAGTGACCAAGATCCCGGCCGAGTATGTCACCGTCAAGGTGCAGGAGCTGGTCGAGAAGGCCAAGCCCGAGCGTGCGCCGGTACCGGCCGAGTTGGTCGAGGTCGAGAAGATCATGAAGGTGCAGGACGGTGGCCTGGAGTGGCGCCAGATCCTGTGTGAAACCAACATGACGCGCGACGTGGTCGGTCAAATCCAGGCGGCTCTGAAAGAGCAAGGCGTCTACGGTGGAACGATCGATGGCTCTCTCGGCCCGATGACGATGCGCGCCGTGCGCAATTTCCAGAAGTCGAAAAACCTGGCGTCCGGGCAACTCACGATCGAGACCTTGGATGCGCTGGGCGTGAAGCTGTAAGCCGCCTCGCAACCTCAGCTACGCTAACGAACCGCCCCCTATCGGGGGCGGTTTTTTTTGCGCTGAAATTGCGAAATCTTCAAGAGTCTTGACGTAGCCCCTGGCATATTTCCACACTGGCCTCATAGATTTTTGTTATTGCGCTATGACCTCAGTCCGGTGTAGCGTCCACTTTGAGGGCTAAAGGGTAAGGGAAATCCCTAACGTGAATTTACAAATGTTCCGGGAACTCCCTTAACCGAAACCCGACTAAGTTGAGAACTGAGCCGGTTTTGGCGTGATCGACGGCTTCGTTTCTCGAAATTTGTTGCTCGTTTCACCAACCAACGTTGTTGGAACCTGTACAAAGTTGGTGCGATCAAGGTAGATCGACACCGGAAGTAAAGGTCCTGTGCTGAAGAAAATGGATTTGTAATCAGTAGGATGCGGTAATCAGGCGCGATTGGGCACGTTTGCTGCAGAGCACAATTAATTACGCGAATTCCCTTAAGGGTATTCATCTTTCTAATGACAGGTCGATATAGATCACATCAAGAGTTATGCAGAAGGCAGTATCAACATGCTATCCGAGAATGAAACAGATCGACATCGCACCGAGCGTACTTCGGGAGTAGGGCGTCACGCACGCAAACACCACGACCAGTATTCTCATTATTCCCACGAAATGCCGGAAGACACGAAGGAAGCGACCGGTAGGGTCATCATTCGGGCCGTACCCGTCATCTATGCCGGGGTTATCGGTCATCTCACCGACCATACCGTCGTTTCGCTGATCCTAGGTCTGGCCCTGTCGGTCGGACTGGATCTGGCCATGGGCAAGCACTCCATCGTCCGTCCCATGTGGCGAACCTGCTCCGTAGCAGGATGCCCCCTGATCGCGGCCGCCTCGCGCACCGTTGCGAAGGTCATGCGTATGCTGGGTATGCATCCGCCGTCATCGATGCGCGATATGCGCTGTGGCGTATCCTGATGATGTTTGATTAGCGGCCCCTGCGCGGGGCCGCTTGTCGTTCGATTTCCGGCTTTTCTTGCCATCAGGTGGCCGCACACTGGTCGCCGCGCTTTCTTCTCCGCCCCAATCTCCGTTTAACCTGCCAGCTCACCCGCGTTGCGACGCTGCGGTGTCGGCGACAAAACCACTGCTCCCAGTGGCGTGACGTGCTAGCTTCGGGTCTCATCACCGTGCAGACCAATCGGGATAGCCGCTGTGTTGAACGACATCTACAACTTCTTCCGCGTCAGCGAGCAGTTGGTGACTGCCGGTCAGCCGACTGAAGCGCAATTGCGCGAGGTCGCAGCGCTCGACTTCGACGTGGTGATCAATCTTGCCCTGCACGACGATCCCCGCTACTCGCTGCCCGACGAGACCGGCCTGGTGAGCGGCCTGGGCATGCGCTATGTGCATATCCCGGTGCCTTTCGACGCGCCGCATGCGTCTCACCTCGAGCAATTCTACGCAGCGATGCGCTCTGCCGAAGGGCAGAAGGTGTTTGTGCACTGTGCGGCCAATATGCGCGCGACGGCGTTCGTCGGTCTGTATCTGCTTAGTCGCCAAAGGATGCCGGAAGAGCAGGCGTTTGCCGCGCTGCGTTCGGTGTGGGAGCCGAACGAGGTCTGGTCAGCATTTATCGGCGCCCACATGGAGAAGGCGCATGGCTAGGTGCCTGCAAATCGGCGTATGAGTGAGTTCGCCGAATACCTGCCGGAGTTGTTCGAATCGATGGGCCAGGTTCGTCTGCGACGCATGTTCGGCGGACATGGCGTGTTCCTCGACGGCTTGATGTTCGGTCTGGTGGCGGATGACGTGCTTTATCTCAAGACCGACGACGTAAACCGTCCCGATTACGAACAGCTAGATCTTGCGCCATTCAGCTATGTAAAGGCCGGGCGAGCGATCAAGATGTCGTATTATGAAGCGCCCGCACTGATCTATGATGATGCGGAAGAGGCGGCGATCTGGGCTGCGCGCGCATTCGAAGCTGCGCGGCGCGGAGAGAATCGCAAGTGCTGATTGCCGTGTGCTGACGCCGTAGCACGTGGTGGACACGAGGATGGATTGGGATATCCGACCGAAAAGGCAAGGAGGCAGATATGCAGGACTATGGCCGCTGGGATGCGGTAGCGATGGCCGAACATGTGCGTCGCGGCGACGTGGCGCCCGGCGAGCTCGTGGATGAAGCACGACAACGGGTTGCAGCGGTCAACCCGGCGCTGAATGCCGTGATCGCGTCGATGGATAACTACGCCGAGTGCGTGCTCGCCGGCGTCGACAGGCAGGCGCCTTTTGCCGGCGTGCCCTTTCTCGTCAAAGACCTCTTCCTGCCGATGGCCGGTGAACCGATGTCGAACGGCAGCCGCGCCATGCGTCACTATGTACCGGAACACGATTGCCCGCTGGCGCAGCGGTTTCGCGGGATCGGTCTGGTGACCTTCGGCAAGACAAACACCGCCGAATTCGGCAACGCCTCGCTGACCGCGCCGGTGGCATTCGGTCCAACCAACAATCCGTGGAATACCGATCTCAACGCCGGTGGTTCGAGCGGCGGCAGCGCCGCGGCTGTGGCGGCCGGGATCGTGCCGATGGCCTGGGGCAGCGACGGTGGTGGATCGATTCGGCTGCCTGCCTCTTACTGCGGCGTGTTCGGCTTCAAGCCATCGCGCGGAATCAATGCCTATGCCGATGCCAAGGCCGCATGGGGAGATGCGGTGGTCAGCCATGTGCTGACGCGTTCGGTGCGCGACAGTGCCGCCTATCTCGATTTGATTGTTGACAATCCAATGCGTGTGCGACGGTCCCAATTGCAATCGTTCGAAGGTGGATACCTGCATGCCGTCGAGCGTGGCCTGCACCGCGAATTGCGGGTCGGCCTGCTCATCCAGTCGCCGGTTGGGAGGCCGGTGGCCCCACAGGCGGCAGCCGCCGCCGTACAGACCTCGGCGATCTGCGAGTCGCTGGGCCACGAGGTCGAAGAATTGGAATGGCCGTTCAACGGCAGGGCGCTGATGCGCGCCTTTCTGCGGGTTGTTGTGCATTCGACGGCGCAAGACCTCGACGCCATGGCGCAACTACTCGGTGTGCCGGCGGCTGGCCTCGATATCGAGCTGGCGAACCGTTTCATGGCCACGGCCGGTCGCGGTGTGACCCAAGAGCAGGTCGACGCGGCGTTGCGTGAATGGCGCGAAGCGGCGCAGGCCATGTCGCGCTTGCATGAGCAGTTCGATGTGCTGTTGACGCCCACGGTGGCGACGCCGCCGTTGAAACACGGGGCGCTCGATCCCAAGCCGCTCGAGCGGATGTTGATGCGCTTTATGTCGAGTACCCGCCTGGCCCGATGGTCGGTCAATGATGCCTTGCTCGATTCGATGATCGACAGTTCGATTTACCAAACGCCGTTCACCCCGATAGCGAACATGACTGGGCAGCCGGCGATGTCGGTACCGTTGTTCTGGGACGACGCGCGCTTGCCTCATGGCGTCCAATTCATCGCCGCGCACGGCAACGACGCCCTGCTGTTCGCGCTGGCGGCACAGATGGAGAATGCCTGTCCTTGGATCGACAAACGCCCGCCGGTGTCGGCGGATGCATTGCGGGAAGTTTCTGCCTCGGAGGTTGCCTGACGAGTGTGTAGGAAATTGTCGACACGTTCACCACGGGCCCACATCGGCGCATATTTCGTGGCAGAATTATCCGTTCAGCGAACCGGCTGACGACCGGAAAGAGCGTGCGGCAGCACGCGCGTGCTGACGTAACAATCAAGAATCATAAAAGGCGTGCGCCGTGGAATTACCCACTCATGGCACTGAGCAGTTGTCCGATTTCCGGATCAAGTCGACCCAGGGGGTCGCGATAACCACGCTCATATTGCTGACCCCTTTTTCGATCCACAACTTTGCCGAGGGCAGGATCGTGTTGGGTGTCGGCTCACTGGCGATTGTCGCCATCCTGGCGTTCAAGGCCTGGAGTATCGGGCGTGGACGTTACTATCCCGGCCTGACGTTCTTTGCTCTGGTGCCGATCATCCTGGCATTGTTGGCGGCGGTGTTTTATGAACACGGCATCGTCGGCGCACTCTGGAGTTATCCGGCGGTCATCTCCTTCTACTTCATCCTGTCGGAGAAGAAGGCGTGGATCGCCAATCTGTTGCTGCTGGCGTTGATGTTGCCGATCGCCTGGATGGTGTTGGATCACGCACTGGCGGCGCGTGTCGCGGCTACGCTGCTGGTCGTCAGTACCTTCTCGATTATCTTCATGCGAGTGATCACCAGTCAGCAGGAAAAACTGCAGATGCTGGCGGTCACCGATCCGTTGACCGGGGTGTTCAATCGCACCTTGTTGCGTTCAACGCTCGAGCAGGCCGTGCTGCAGAGCCGGCGCACCCAAACGCCGATGACGCTGATCGCCCTCGACCTGGATCATTTCAAGCAAATCAATGATGACTTCGGACACGATGGCGGCGATACCGTGCTGCGTGGGGTCGGCAAGCTGCTGTCGCATCGCCTGCGTCGCGTCGACCGCGTGTTCCGCCTGGGGGG
This window encodes:
- the acs gene encoding acetate--CoA ligase, with the translated sequence MSEVKTYPVPAEFAAQANVTAEQYEEMYKRSVEDPAGFWGEQAENYLTWFKKWDTVLDWSYGKDDLHINWFKGGKLNVAYNCLDRHLETRGDQVAIIWEGDDPNEDRKITYKELHEEVCKLANVLKDRGVKKGDRVSLYLPMVPEAAVAMLACTRIGAVHSIVFGGFSPDALKDRINDSDCKVVITSDQSMRGGKKVPLKANADRAIANCPQVDTCIVVKRGGEPVEWAEGRDVWYHEAVGAASADCPAEEMDADDPLFILYTSGSTGKPKGVLHTTGGYLLQAAMTHKTVFDYKDGEVYWCTADVGWVTGHSYIVYGPLANGAITLMFEGIPTYPDISRFWQVCDKHNVATFYTAPTAIRSLMGAGEEPVKKTKRTSLRLLGTVGEPINPEAWEWYHRVVGDERCPIVDTWWQTETGAHMLTPLPGATPLKPGSATKPFFGVQPVLLDDQGNEIDGNPAEGNLAIKHPWPSQMRTVYGDHKRFFETYFAMFPGYYFTGDGARRDEDGYYWITGRVDDVLNVSGHRLGTAEIESALVLHDKVAEAAVVGYPHDLTGQGIYAYVTLMAGEQGTDELKGELVKLVRNEIGPIAKINLIQWAPGLPKTRSGKIMRRILRKIAANELENLGDTSTLADPGVVDNLIDNRENK
- a CDS encoding LysR family transcriptional regulator, with amino-acid sequence MDLVLLRSFLAVAEIGAITEAAEQIGITQPALSRRLQQLEQHLGVELLVRGRKGATLTEMGRLVQSEALGIVARYEQMRELVSSHQRLEGGTVRIGGGATAVSFILPEAIAEFQAAYPQVRFQMREAGSSEIADDVVAGHLELGVVTLPVRDRELDITMLTDDRIVLVARHDHPLAQRRRVRIVDLADQAFVAFEAGSALRQIIDAKLRDAGVEVNVVMELRSIPAILRMVATTGNLAFVSQLGVEPHGDVVVIPVQGLRIERRLAVIARRGVALSPAASAFTERLKSLHH
- the acnB gene encoding bifunctional aconitate hydratase 2/2-methylisocitrate dehydratase, which translates into the protein MLEAYRKHVEERAEQGIPPLPLNAEQVNELVTMLKAPPAGEEETLLDLLINRVPPGVDDAAYVKAGFLSAVAKGEAESPLIDKRKAVELLGTMLGGYNIQPLIDLLDDADLGELAGEQLKYTLLMFDAFHDVEEKSKAGNANAKAVIQSWADAEWFTRKDKVADEIKLTVFKVPGETNTDDLSPAQDAWSRPDIPLHALAMLKNAREGIVPDDPGKVGPIKAIDELEAKGLPLAYVGDVVGTGSSRKSATNSVLWHMGHDIPFVPNKRAGGVVLGGKIAPIFFNTVEDSGALPIECPVEKMNTGDVIVIKPYAGTIENEAGEVISEFSLKTDVILDEVQAGGRIPLIIGRSLTARARDSLGLGHSDAFRTPVDPEDSGKGFTLAQKMVGQACGVDGIRPGTYCEPRMSTVGSQDTTGPMTRDELKELACLGFSADLVMQSFCHTAAYPKPVDINTQHTLPDFIQTRGGVSLRPGDGIIHSWLNRMLLPDQVGTGGDSHTRFPLGISFPAGSGLVAFAAALGVMPLDMPESVLVKFTGEMQPGITLRDLVNAIPYEAIKRGLLTVEKQGKKNVYNGRILEIQGLPNLTVEQAFELSDASAERSAGGCTIELSEDSVAEYLRSNIVMLRWMIDNGYDDKRTLERRARAMEEWLANPSLMRADEDAEYAEVIEINMSEIKEPLLACPNDPDDVKTLSDVAGDKIDEVFIGSCMTNIGHFRAAGKLLQAAGEVIPTRLWIAPPTKMDEHVLMEEGYYNIFATSGARTEMPGCSLCMGNQARIAANSTAVSTSTRNFPNRLGQGANVYLASAELAAIAAVLGKLPTPAEYMEYAGKIDSMAPEIYRYMNFDQMPEFVESAKRGQEVVLKLAI
- a CDS encoding class I SAM-dependent methyltransferase is translated as MPLLTKFIANQRYAMIAPHIRGDVLELGCGNAQVLAEHADKLTSYSGVERSPKQIEKLKGLYPDSTFYQRDLDKDQLNIDRQFDCILMIALIEHLFNQQFVMDQVAKLLKPGGVIVITTPTPIGNDFVHRLGASVGLFSKMAVDDHIVLYNRHRFRILVDEVGLKLKSHRYFQLMCNQLAVLERPAT
- a CDS encoding peptidoglycan-binding domain-containing protein, translating into MSAQEVPLLPPGAKPGECYTRIYVPPQYETKVEEIVVTDGTEHVEIMPAQFKWVEKQVLVKEESEKIEVIPASFKTVEEKVEIKPATEVLKIVPAQFDEVEEKVLVREGYTTWKTGRGPVEKIDASTGEIMCLVEVPAEYKTIQRRKLITPATTETVVEPAKYKVVKKRVIDKAAETKVTKIPAEYVTVKVQELVEKAKPERAPVPAELVEVEKIMKVQDGGLEWRQILCETNMTRDVVGQIQAALKEQGVYGGTIDGSLGPMTMRAVRNFQKSKNLASGQLTIETLDALGVKL
- a CDS encoding protein tyrosine phosphatase family protein; translation: MLNDIYNFFRVSEQLVTAGQPTEAQLREVAALDFDVVINLALHDDPRYSLPDETGLVSGLGMRYVHIPVPFDAPHASHLEQFYAAMRSAEGQKVFVHCAANMRATAFVGLYLLSRQRMPEEQAFAALRSVWEPNEVWSAFIGAHMEKAHG
- a CDS encoding TfoX/Sxy family protein, translating into MSEFAEYLPELFESMGQVRLRRMFGGHGVFLDGLMFGLVADDVLYLKTDDVNRPDYEQLDLAPFSYVKAGRAIKMSYYEAPALIYDDAEEAAIWAARAFEAARRGENRKC
- a CDS encoding amidase → MQDYGRWDAVAMAEHVRRGDVAPGELVDEARQRVAAVNPALNAVIASMDNYAECVLAGVDRQAPFAGVPFLVKDLFLPMAGEPMSNGSRAMRHYVPEHDCPLAQRFRGIGLVTFGKTNTAEFGNASLTAPVAFGPTNNPWNTDLNAGGSSGGSAAAVAAGIVPMAWGSDGGGSIRLPASYCGVFGFKPSRGINAYADAKAAWGDAVVSHVLTRSVRDSAAYLDLIVDNPMRVRRSQLQSFEGGYLHAVERGLHRELRVGLLIQSPVGRPVAPQAAAAAVQTSAICESLGHEVEELEWPFNGRALMRAFLRVVVHSTAQDLDAMAQLLGVPAAGLDIELANRFMATAGRGVTQEQVDAALREWREAAQAMSRLHEQFDVLLTPTVATPPLKHGALDPKPLERMLMRFMSSTRLARWSVNDALLDSMIDSSIYQTPFTPIANMTGQPAMSVPLFWDDARLPHGVQFIAAHGNDALLFALAAQMENACPWIDKRPPVSADALREVSASEVA